The Pseudocalidococcus azoricus BACA0444 genomic interval CTAGAAACCTTGGCGGCCCCGCGGATTGTCTATGTCAGTTGTAACCCCGCCACCTTAGCCCGAGATCTGGATCAGCTTTGTCATCAGGGAGCCTATGAACTGATCAAGGTTCAACCCCTCGATTTCTTTCCCCAAACTGCCCATGTGGAAACCGTGGCCTTCCTCCGCCGCCGGAACTAATCCATGACCGAAGCCCTTGTTGCCAGTTATTGGCCCCTAATTACCTGGATTGGCCTGGGGATGATCGGCTGTCGGTGGTTGCCAGGGATGATTCCCTACTGGTTAGGACGAGGCCTGTATTGGCTGGGAGTCCCGATCGAGGTGTTTAGCCTAGTCCGCCAAACCGATTTTAGTCAGATGATTGGCCTGGTGCCGGTGTTTGCCCTCAGTACCTTAGCGGTGGGATTTTTTGTCGCTCAATTGAGTTATCCCCTCCAGCGGCGGTGGTTTATTCCCCAATGGTTAATAGTGAACCCGACCCAGGCCAGTTTGTTTTTACCCATAGCTGAGGATCGGGCCTATCGGGGGAGCTATCTGCTGGCCTCGGTGTTAGGCAATACGGGATTTGTCGGTTTAGCGATTGCAATTCAGGTCATGAGTCCCGAACATTTGGGCTGGGCCGTGTTTTTTGCGGTAACTCAAAATGTGATTGGCACCTATGGCTGTGGGGTCTTAATTGCCAGTTACTACGGGCGGGCCACCCAGGGTTGGACTCAAGTGAAGGACTTGCTGACTGTGCCGAGTTTATGGGCATTTCTCCTCAG includes:
- a CDS encoding AEC family transporter gives rise to the protein MTEALVASYWPLITWIGLGMIGCRWLPGMIPYWLGRGLYWLGVPIEVFSLVRQTDFSQMIGLVPVFALSTLAVGFFVAQLSYPLQRRWFIPQWLIVNPTQASLFLPIAEDRAYRGSYLLASVLGNTGFVGLAIAIQVMSPEHLGWAVFFAVTQNVIGTYGCGVLIASYYGRATQGWTQVKDLLTVPSLWAFLLSMALRPVEFPTGLETALNTEVNLVIPLAFILIGIRLRQLPNWQSLKLALLPTLIKVLILPLLMGGLAWGVGLHREAIFALVLMAGTPTAFAALILAEEYELNRDITTSSIALSTIGILALLPLWLLILEKT